Below is a genomic region from Medicago truncatula cultivar Jemalong A17 chromosome 3, MtrunA17r5.0-ANR, whole genome shotgun sequence.
AGCCCgtgtagtatatttcaagcccgtttttcaaccgggctttttggcccggcccgataaagcccgaagcccgttagggccggccctagacgggccgggccgcccgttttgacagctctagatCCCTATGAAGTCTAGATACGTGACGATAtacgaaaattttaaaatttagaataCGATACGTCTAAGATactttaacaaattttatgtaaaggaaataaaagaagggGAATGGTTAACTCAATTATTTGAGTAAGAGATTAGAAAGTTAAAAGTATAAAGTTGGAATCATGGCTAAGGAAAAAATGTtaacataataattaacatttgttatttaaaaaacttCAATCCATGTGTTAAACATATTTCAAATACATATTATTCTTAGAGAAGAAGGTGGTTGCGGAGTTATCTATCACAATAATATGTATAAATCTCAAAGGTGCAACGAGTCTCGGTTAACATTATAGTGTGATCTATCTTATATACTTGTTGGTTGTAATGTTCGTATTGCATGGCACTTGTGAGTTCATTTAAAATGATGCCAATTGTTAACAAAATTTAAGGTTCATGATATTATAACTCTCACTATCTATATCGtacatttttataagaaaataacaaatcatACTCAATCCATGATTTTGATCATAGGATAGGAGTAACTAGTATGTTTAAGGATcatgtaattaaatttttttttaacttcaaattTTATAGTAGTAGATTTGTGATAAATACATCAAAGATTCCTGCTTAAAACAAGGTGTTACTTGATAGAATTAATCAGCAATGATAATTATTTACTTGAATGCATGCACATTCAGTTTCTCTCCACATGGTTAGGTGGTGAGAATTGGAGGAAGGTACTCAGATTTGGAACCTAGAATCTTAGCCTTAGTATCAGGAAAACATTCAAATCCTGGAAGAGCTGTTATGGTTCCATTGTTGGTTACTTGTATTGGATACTGCATGAGGTGATGAAATGATCTgtattcatcaaatgcatcctTTGAGTATATGTCCCAATTGGTCTTAGCAAAACCATTTACAAGGTTAATGCAATCCAAACTTTCTGGATTTTCATAGAAGCTTGTATTACCAATATCTCCAAGGTGCTCATGCCATAGTGCACGTCTAAATCCATATATTTGTCCTTTTGGTGGTCTATTATTGGTTGCTATATGGTTTGGTTGAAATGCACCTATTGCAATCTCACTGTCTCTTGCACCATCCATTGATCTTTGATTTATGTTGGCAGAACCAATGATTATGTATTCATCATCAACTGAGTGaagaagcaaaaaaacaaaaataaatcacaagaatgtgttaataaattttcttttgcaAAGGCGTATGTGCTAATTAATTGGAAAGTGTCAATTCAATGGTAAGAATTTGATCATGTAATCTCAATGAACGAAGTAAGTTCAAATATCTTCGGGAACAGTTGTAAAATAGTTAGCAGTGTCACTAATAAATGTAAATAGAAACAGATGATATTTATGTTGGATCCCTTACCTATCATCATTTTGGCATGAACATATATCATGAATCTTCTAGAATTTTGTGCTCTACTATAATCACTGTCAGGTTCTGGTGCTTCTGTAGAagtatattcattcattttcttaccCTCTCGGTTTCCAAGGCAATAAAATGACAAGTAATCTCTTGGGTTGGCTCTGATCCCCTTTCTTTGAAGGGCTTCAGCAATGTCAGAATACATCATCTCCATAGTCCTTCTTTGCCAATCTAATATTGCTTGAACTGAAGCACTTTCAGGTATACCTTCTGGCCACATTGGAATGACAATGTACACAGAAAATCTCTCTCCAGCTTCAATCTTGCTAACAATCTTCAGCGACAACTCTTTTGGTATGAGGTGCAAAGCACCAATATCCTCAACTTTAATATCAGACGATTTCCAACCATATGAACTACCTAGAAAATACTGATTTTCAATGTAGATGAAATTCTTAGCTCGTCGAATAGCGTTTATGTAGGCATCTTGAATGCTTCTATCAATGATGTTATCTTTTCCAGTAACAAGACCTTTTTCGGCGGCTTCTGTTGGATCTTGAGGGAAGCCAGAAGCAGCACCAGCATCGATTGATCTAAACAACTGAACATTCCATGTATTGTTTTGATTTGCCGTGGCAACATTCGATACACGAGCAATATCATATTCACGAAACATGCTCGAAGGTAGTGGAATTAATTGTTTTCCAACTTGCTTTTCCCATCTTTGCTCAAAATTGCACAACACATCCCAAGCAACAGGTCCTTCTAGTTTACAATGAATATCATGCCATGGCTCTCTAGGACCACCTTTATTAATAGAAGCAcctgttggaatattttatattttatttaattatatttgataAACCAACATTTCGTAATTAAGTCCTAATAAGATTGTAGATATGCATGCTCATATGTTTATTTGACTTCTACACTAATATATGATTGTAATATTATATCTATGTATCAAACATATCTTTTATGTGATTAATTATAAAACTAGTTCCAAAATCACCTGGGAAATTTGGTTGATGAAAATCATCATGATGAATTGTATTCAGAGTTGAAAACAAAGGATGTTCCATGGTATCATATCTCCCATCACAAAGATCAATACCACCAACAAAACTTGTGATTGTTCTCTTCTCCCATTGTGCAGAACTAGCGACTTTGCTGTCAACAATTATAGTCTTCTGGTGATGAGTGAACATAGTTGAAATTTCAAAACCTTGAACTATACTTCTTCCATCACCAGGGTTACGCGGGCACAAAACACAATGGACATTTGTGTTTCTAAAATACTCTGCTGTTTCTTGATCATGAGTTGCCATCAAGCCATCTTTCTTAAAGTCAGGAACAGAAGTTCTGTCATCCCAAACAAGCATAAGAACATTAACACCTTCATTGGCTTTCTTCTTAAGAAGCTCCCCAAGAGTGATGGTTGCTCTTGTTGACTCGTTTGGATCTCTAATCAAGGTTATTTCCGTGTAAACAGACCAACCAGTTATGCAAATAAAATGCTTAGCATCATTAATTGCATTGCAAGTATCTTCCCAACATTTTCCCGGCACATACCGTTCTGCTCCATCCAATGGAATATACGGAACAGAACCATCTAGAAAATGTGCATCTTGGTAAAGAGTAATTTGGCAAccattattttgtttaaagaatgTGCGAGGAACTCCTTGATATCCTGGACTCTTTAGTCCTTGTGACCAGTTTGGATCATTTTTAACATGTGAGAATTGTATTTGAACATGAATTTTGGAACCGCCTTGTATTGGATGATGATCTACATCTAATATATTAACCCATGTATTCACTATGTTGCCCTTTATGACTTGTTCAACTGGAACATAAGCTCTTCCAATTAGAGTTGCTCCAATGGGGTTATCTTGTTTGACAGTGAATATAATGTTGGAGATTGAATGTGCAGAGTAAATGTGAAAGGTTTCGTTCCATTTGGGGCTACCTATCATTCTAGTTCTTCCAACTCTTGCTTTGTCTAAATCAACTGTTGCATATAGACCCATCCCAATAATCTGTGAAATGTTTTTAAATGTTGTTAGGTGTTAGAATGTATAAAGGGAACTTTATGTgattagaaaaataatgaagTATGTTACATAATTACATTACATATTATATAGTCAAcaaggaaataaaataatatgtgaAGATATACCTCTGGCTTGCATTGCCATTGACACAGAAAACAACTCTTGACTTGTGACAGAATTTTCTTCCCCATGCTTGTGCATGTTCCCTTGTTTACGAAATTTGAAAGCCGAAATCAACAAATACACAGAGACTGTACTATAATGCAATTTAAACTTGACTTGTACAAAAATATAAGTACACTTTGTGTGATGACAAATTCATTGGAAAAAggattttaataaatatgataacaattttaaaattgagaAGCTTAAGTCAATCTACTTAAAACGAAATTGGAAAATTAACATAGAGACATGTTGTGATTAAGGGCACCTTGTTGCAGAGATCGAAATTGCATCCGGCAAGAGTTTGTAGTGTATCGACCTCATATATAGTCACATCGAGCTTCCCGTGTAGTAAGTGCAACATGACGTTATATATAGTTTATGTTTCTTTTACCCTTGCTTTGTGCAATCAAAACAAGTGTCATACATATATGAAATAATGCAAAAGTGAAATTTTCATGTAGACGTAATAAGTAAGAGTACTTACATGGAGATGGAGGTTAAGGAGGGaaaattttgatgatgataTTGTCGTTATCCTTATGATGAaggcattggtttggtttgaattggtatatttataggcaGAGACTTAAAGATGGGAAAGGAGAGGGGAGAATCTGATCAATCTATTGTCTTAAACTCTCAAGTCAAGGAAGAGATGTTTATGTAACATTTGTAAGTTTAAAGGGTGATtcctttaatttatattttcacaaGTATGTTGGAATCAGTTCCAGCCTTAACTTTCAAGGAAGAGGTATTCTGCAAGAAAGAACCAGGTTACCATTTAACTAATATTTCAATATCACTTTGTTCATGCATCTTCCCTCTCATGCTATGAGTACTGATTGGAGTTGACTCATGGGAATTGGTCCTTTGGTAAAATAACCAATAAACATATTGTCATATTGAAATTGCTTACGCTTTTCTATACAACATTAACAATAAAATGACTCACAATTACTCTTTCGACGGAGGGTGTAATTAGGagtcaaaaacaataaaattggagggttttttttttttttggcaaaagaCATCGTAAAAAATTACGCCCATATCACAATACAACACTCAACGTAGAACTTCTTTTTGGTGCAATATCATTCGTACGTACCAAAATATACACATTGCAATTTGCATTCACCATCACCTTCTTTTTGTAAAACTTGTCTATTACGCACCTCTATAAATATCATGCTATCAATTACGTTTTGCTCCAATTCTCACCAGGATCGCATCTCGATTGTCAATTGTAGATCAAACGGTTGAAATTAATAAAGTTAAAAGATTGATATAAACGATCTCGGTCGCTGACTTGAGATCGAAAGGCGTATAACTCTTAAAGCGTCTGGTGTTAcatcaaagaaaatcaaaatccaagtAAGTTAGCCTACTATAGGATCGAAAACACTTTAAACtgtgaaattagggttaggTTAACCTACTACACACCTTCTTTTTGTGTTATCAAGGCCGATAATTCGACAAAAGGTAAATAAAGTGGtgtcaaaaaattgttgcaGGTGAAACTAAGATTTTGTTACAACACATATTTGGTATGAAGTCGTGGTTGTTGTTTtcaatgaaagaaaaacaacataagaagaggaagaagaagctTATCAATGATCCTCGGTTTGTAGGAGTGCTCACAGACCCTCTTTTTCGACAAGAGAGGTGCCCGTAGAAAACAACCTCACTTTTAAATCTGATTTTCTTCGCCATTACTACAAAGTAGAAGAAGAACAAGAGGGATTGATGGAGGAGCATGTTAAAGGAGTAGAGAATGAATCAAATTCTACTACAGATGAAGATACTGATGCAGGTACTGTTATGAGCAAAATTCGAAATGTCTCGTCTGGTATTTTCAAATCTATCACttctttttaatcattattagtgttgttgttgttgttataaaaTAGGAACACGAAGAGGTATCAGTGATTGAGAAAGATACTCATAGGCTGGCTGTTGTCTACATGGACTGGAACTATGTGAAGGTGTGTATGTAAGTCAACATTTGGAATTTAATATTGTTAAACTTCCCTTTAAGAATTCATTATATCAAGCTGTAAGTATTGCATGATGTTCCAAACATACTTTAACACTCAAAAGTAATGTGTAAACATGGTGAATAAGACAACatcattcttttttcttcttcctaccTTTTTTGTCCTCTTTTCTTGTAATGTAGCATGTGGTCGTTGTGGTCTAATATGTTTTAGTGTTGTGCATCCTTTATTTGATAGAGGATTACACTCCCAAAAATACATGGTAAGCTGTGAAGGCAAACATGATTCACTTTCGTATTTCATAAGTCAAGACCTATGTCTCACGTGTAATTCAGATTATTAATTTTCTTCCACAGCATAGATTTTTTATCCGTAACGATGATAAGTATACTCGTATCCGCAATGTATATCTTAGAATTATAACTTTTTCTGCATTCCTGGTTCAATATTGTATTATTTATGTTTACTATGCCATATGTGCACCTctcttttttcctcttttataATCCTGCAACTTAGTTCCTTATCTGCCTCTGCAGGTTCTATCATGCTGTGGTGGAATGTGACTCAAGTACCACAGCAGCTCACATTTACAAAGAATGTAATGGTCTTGAGTTTTTATCTAGTCCATTTGATTTAAGGTTTATTCCTGACATTTGGGAATTCAAGCAGGAGCCTATGGATGTTGTGACAAAGGTATAAAACATTTGTAAATGCTTAGTTATGCTGTATGATAataattggttgattttaaCTCCTTCCAATACTCAGGTACCTACGAACTACGTAGTCAAAGATTTCGGTCCTCGAGCACTTCAGCACAGTAAAGTTGATTTTGATTGGGAGGATGATGATCCCTTTCGCAAAAGGACCTTGAGTCGAAAATTTACTGATGAGCAGGTCAGCACTGCCCTAGCCTATGGTAAACATCTGATGGATAACATAAAAAATGGGGTAAAATATAGTATTGTAATTCACTATATTAATTGTGGAAATCCAAGCTTGCATCACCATGATATCAGGTCTTGGTTTCTTAAGACAATAGGAAATGCAGAAACAAGGAAATACATGGTCTGGGAAATTTGAGAGTCCTCTCCCGAAAGTCTCAACTGTTTCTAGCCTAACTCCGTAGTTTCCACTCACCAGATACCCCCAACAACTGAATCACACACCAACTAgcctctgataccaattgatgGGAACCAATTGACTAGACAAAAGAAAGTTAGTAAAACTATATTGGAATGAATAAACTCCCACGGTATTCGAGAGAGTTTGGACTCTCCTAATGCCAAAAAGGCCCCAAGTCTatacaaatgataaaatagatTTCCAATCACTACTCTCTATTTATAGGCAACATGTATCATCTATTTATTCTAACAAACTCCCTATTTTAGCCacaactaactaactaacttaaCTGCAGTAACAGTTCTATCAAAaccttttcattttctctctattagCTATTACTTATAATTCCACATCCATCACGTCACATCTTTCTCCTTAATATTCATGGGTTTTTATCAGTACTTAGCTTCCTAATGAGACACTTTGTCCTCAAGCTTGTAGTAAGGAAAATGTTACTCGGCCCATATAGGTAGCTCAGTTGGTGAGCTAAGGGACATCTAAGGAGTTTGAGTAGGTCCAGGTCTCTATCCATGTAAACTAACATTTCCCCTTACCTGctagcattttcttttcttctcttttttttaaaaaaaaaaatgctactCATGTACAGATAAAGAATAAAGtcctaaaatttattattaggATTGGACATATCAAATGTGGACCTTATTAAGGTGAACATAATTTGGTGGACTGGTGGATGCTGCTCCGACAAGTATgcaacaacataattcatataagcAACAAGTATAATATAATGACCATCAAACTGACACACAACTTGAGGAAAAGTTGCCGAGTCATTCAGATGTCTCAATGATATCAATTTGTGCCACCggtaaacaatttttttattatctgaTTGATCATAATTATTCTGTGATGATGAAGTCGACAACAGAAGCTCCATATTCAAGCTTGGCTTCGATTGACACAATTATTGGTCCCTAATTCATATCTGGATAGAAACTTTCTGTTATAGTTGATACTATTGCAGAATAGCAAGAAGTAGATCCATTACTTATCACGTTTCTGAATGTACAATAGATCTTTCCTATCTCAGGAGCAATAGTTAAAAGTTCTTCTGACTCTAATTTGTTAAGGAACCATCCAAATTTACAGGCATTTTTGACAGATATCATTAAAACCATCACACTTGCTAATTCATCATCACACTTTCTTTTATAATGCATCTTCTTCAACAAGTGCATAATCAATATTGGCAAGTGCATAATCAATCCCTCGGGAGACAAGGAGAGCCATAGCTTAAAAAATTTGATAGTTCGACTTGATAGTTGGGTTGAAGGTTCCTAGCCAAATGCTCCACAACCTTCGTGATTCTATAAATGTTGATGGCCTGAATCCCCGCAGGGTTTACAGTTTGAAGGGAACCGTAAGCCCAAAATGGAATCGGGTCATCGCCTTTTATAGGATAACCAAATTTGTGGAGCGTTTGACTTGACACCTTTAACCCGAATATCAAATCGACTCTGTCGATTTTTTATGCTATGCCTTTCCCTCTCTCGAGGGATTGATTTTGAACTTGCCAATGTTGAGATATTAAACATCTATCTATGTTGTTGAAGCGGATGTATTATCAAAGAAAGTGGGATGATGAACTATCAGGTGCAATGATTTTAGTGATATCTTTCAAGAATGCCTTTAAATTGGACGGTTTCTTATCAAATTAGAGTCAAAAGTACTTTTAACTATTGCTCGTGAGATAGGAAAGATCAACTGCACCCTTGGAAATGTGACGTAACGGACCTAGTTCTTGCTATTATGCAGTAGTATCAACTATAATCGAAAGGTTCTATCCAAATATGAAAATGTCCAATAATTGTGTAAATCATTATGGAGCTTCTGTTGtgacttcattttcaaaatgaatACTTATGTTAAATcagatgataaaaaaatttgtttattggTGGCACGAACTGATAACATTGAGACATTTGAATGCATCAGCAAGTAGACTATTTTCTCATGAATGGAAAAACAATTAACACAAGGACTAAGCTTTGAATGGATCATGGACCACAGATGACCACTTGTGTGAATAGTATGCTTAACCTTGGGGTAAATCTTCAAGATGGAGTCAGTTCAATGGTCATTATACTATACTTTTTACCTATAGGAATTATGTTGTTGCATCCTTGCTGGAGCAGCATCCACCAATAGATTATGTTAAACATAATAAGGTCCACAATTGTGAAAAGTAACTACAAGAGTATTGGATTAAACAAAAGTCATTGTTCATTCCATTCCACTAGCAGCTGCTTGTATTCTAAATAATACCTCTTACCTTAATCTTGCAAGGCCTTCCCTTAGTCATGGTTCACACTTCACAGAAAAGCTTGTGCTTTACTAGGGGAAGCCTTCAGAAACATCTTACGCCCTCGTTTCTCCAATTTAAtagataaatttcaaaattaggCTCAATATCCCCTGAACCAGCTTACCTTGTGTGCAACATACCTTTTGTCGTTGTTTTATCAttcaatgcaatttttttttgcgttGGAAATATAATCAATCCTTCAGTGATCTATGTCTGTAAATATCCATGTCATGCACATACATATAAGCTGACTAGTTGCAAACTCTCTTTATAACATGCTTAAGTGTGCGAATAACTTGCAGTATTGATGTATCTTGTACATGTGTCTATTTTGTtgattgttacattttttttttttgagaaattgtTACATATAAATCGGGAAGCATTCATATACTCAtgtattgttttttatatttatgttttgaaatttgtttCATACTGAAAtgtacttttttcttcttttccctTCTGCTTTAATAGCTTGCTCAGTTGGAATAGAAAGAATACTTGGCTTCTGATGCGAGTGAAAGTGATGATAACAGTGAGACTGATGATCAGCTTGATGAGAAGGCTAGAAAACAAGATATGTATCTTAGTTTGGTCTATTCAGGCAATGGTTCAAATGAAGATGCTGAACATGACGCTAGCCAAGAGATGGAGGTGACCTTCCATTCAGGATTGGAAtgtctaaataaaaaattaacggaaaagAAGGACAAAAGATCGGAAACAGTTTGGGAAGAATTTCGGAGGAAAAGGCGTGAGAAAAAGAAGgccaagaaaaataaattgaagtaTTCATCAGATGATGATAGTGATCAACAAGCTAATGAAGAAGCAGATGAGTTCCTCATTGAGGAACCTTGTGttaagaagaggaagaaagcACAAATGAGTAAAAATGACAAAGATCATAATAACCTCCAACACATGGATATGGTTGCTGTTGACAAAGCTTGAACTATTGCTTCCTGATGACAAGGGGATAGAAACTGGTCTCAAGGGATAtaatctaaaatttaaaaaaaggaaGGACAAAATGGGGAAGGAGAATGTTATTATTGATGAGGGTAAAGTACCAAACAGTACATATAGTGATGATCAACGTTTTGTTGCACTTCTTTTCTCTCCT
It encodes:
- the LOC11426765 gene encoding phospholipase D alpha 1; this encodes MLHLLHGKLDVTIYEVDTLQTLAGCNFDLCNKGTCTSMGKKILSQVKSCFLCQWQCKPEIIGMGLYATVDLDKARVGRTRMIGSPKWNETFHIYSAHSISNIIFTVKQDNPIGATLIGRAYVPVEQVIKGNIVNTWVNILDVDHHPIQGGSKIHVQIQFSHVKNDPNWSQGLKSPGYQGVPRTFFKQNNGCQITLYQDAHFLDGSVPYIPLDGAERYVPGKCWEDTCNAINDAKHFICITGWSVYTEITLIRDPNESTRATITLGELLKKKANEGVNVLMLVWDDRTSVPDFKKDGLMATHDQETAEYFRNTNVHCVLCPRNPGDGRSIVQGFEISTMFTHHQKTIIVDSKVASSAQWEKRTITSFVGGIDLCDGRYDTMEHPLFSTLNTIHHDDFHQPNFPGASINKGGPREPWHDIHCKLEGPVAWDVLCNFEQRWEKQVGKQLIPLPSSMFREYDIARVSNVATANQNNTWNVQLFRSIDAGAASGFPQDPTEAAEKGLVTGKDNIIDRSIQDAYINAIRRAKNFIYIENQYFLGSSYGWKSSDIKVEDIGALHLIPKELSLKIVSKIEAGERFSVYIVIPMWPEGIPESASVQAILDWQRRTMEMMYSDIAEALQRKGIRANPRDYLSFYCLGNREGKKMNEYTSTEAPEPDSDYSRAQNSRRFMIYVHAKMMIVDDEYIIIGSANINQRSMDGARDSEIAIGAFQPNHIATNNRPPKGQIYGFRRALWHEHLGDIGNTSFYENPESLDCINLVNGFAKTNWDIYSKDAFDEYRSFHHLMQYPIQVTNNGTITALPGFECFPDTKAKILGSKSEYLPPILTT